One Deltaproteobacteria bacterium genomic region harbors:
- a CDS encoding (Fe-S)-binding protein yields the protein MTILDLFAEEKQRFLENCVQCGLCAEECPILPYTEIGNLSAQEIQEGVFDYIINGNPNQQAYTKAFACMECFKCTTDICPEDLNPMLVNELIKRNYISKGLANRAYGDATQPESIHRVLASIQVPASDYKKITKQSNKQNSRYVFFPGCNVYFQPEKILNALDIMDAIGDDYTFLPGLDNCCGDGFMFLGDINEGSLNAEALVSTIAGFQPEAVILWRPTCQCRVDKTIASALDMHFKVLSFPQYLAENMNRLNLSDASAGTVTLHEPCKSAYTGVDLNGPREVLRQLPGVTLKEMEHHGKNTKCCGSGAICWFPESCTQFREDRLKEAAKTGAERLVAICH from the coding sequence ATGACGATTCTTGATCTCTTCGCTGAAGAAAAACAACGTTTTCTTGAAAACTGCGTACAATGTGGGCTTTGTGCCGAAGAGTGCCCAATTTTACCCTACACTGAAATAGGTAATCTTTCCGCTCAGGAAATTCAAGAAGGTGTGTTCGATTACATAATAAATGGGAATCCCAATCAACAGGCTTATACCAAAGCTTTTGCCTGCATGGAATGTTTCAAGTGCACGACTGACATCTGTCCCGAAGATCTTAACCCAATGCTGGTTAACGAACTCATAAAGAGGAACTATATTTCCAAGGGATTAGCAAATAGGGCATACGGTGACGCTACGCAGCCAGAAAGCATTCATAGGGTTCTTGCAAGCATTCAAGTTCCAGCTTCAGACTATAAAAAAATAACCAAACAAAGCAACAAACAGAATTCACGGTACGTATTCTTTCCCGGTTGCAACGTTTACTTTCAACCGGAAAAAATTCTCAATGCACTGGACATCATGGATGCTATCGGCGACGATTACACATTTCTTCCCGGGTTAGATAACTGTTGCGGTGACGGTTTTATGTTTTTAGGTGATATTAACGAGGGAAGCCTGAATGCGGAAGCTCTGGTGTCTACCATCGCTGGTTTTCAGCCCGAAGCTGTCATACTCTGGCGCCCTACATGCCAGTGCCGTGTTGATAAAACCATAGCGTCCGCCTTGGATATGCACTTCAAGGTACTTTCCTTTCCCCAATATTTGGCCGAAAACATGAACAGGCTGAACCTTTCCGATGCGTCGGCTGGAACAGTGACCCTGCATGAGCCCTGCAAGTCAGCATACACAGGTGTGGATCTCAACGGACCGCGTGAGGTTTTGCGGCAATTACCTGGGGTAACGCTCAAGGAAATGGAGCATCACGGTAAGAACACAAAATGTTGCGGCAGTGGTGCCATCTGCTGGTTTCCAGAAAGTTGCACCCAATTTCGAGAAGATCGTTTAAAAGAGGCTGCTAAAACAGGTGCTGAACGCTTGGTGGCGATATGTCATTAG
- a CDS encoding tryptophan-rich sensory protein encodes MIYRLIIFLALNFTALTIGGLFTSNGVPSDWYVGIAKAPWTPPGWVFGAAWTTIMICFGVYMAYLWPVFENKKILIGLYAVQWILNVGWNPTFFYYHNVLAGLLLISLLTALIGFLLFFYWPELKLKSALILPYFIWLLIATSLNGYIFIKN; translated from the coding sequence ATGATTTATAGACTTATCATATTCTTGGCACTCAATTTTACGGCACTTACAATAGGAGGATTATTTACAAGCAACGGCGTGCCGTCTGATTGGTATGTTGGTATTGCTAAGGCCCCTTGGACCCCTCCTGGTTGGGTCTTTGGAGCCGCATGGACTACAATCATGATTTGCTTTGGTGTTTACATGGCATATTTATGGCCAGTTTTTGAGAACAAAAAAATCCTCATTGGTTTGTATGCCGTTCAATGGATATTAAATGTAGGGTGGAATCCAACTTTCTTCTATTACCATAATGTTTTGGCAGGACTACTTTTAATAAGTTTGCTTACTGCACTAATTGGATTCCTCCTATTCTTTTATTGGCCTGAATTGAAACTCAAATCTGCTCTAATACTTCCATATTTCATTTGGTTATTAATTGCCACATCATTGAACGGGTACATTTTTATTAAAAATTGA
- a CDS encoding DUF169 domain-containing protein: protein MSVQSIVEETNIFLEHLGLAEEPFGVYYDDTKPEKSFGPKPGVPISREMEERGQVDMQAVFKTFSCVIGNIWLARKKQCAAYISTEAYGCPGGVFYCSMMKPNIRFIEHYVTTGFEGTPIHGERYLPSPESMRKFLDKVNPRKAPAKYCIFKPLSHFLDGGEPEFVIFFARPEVLTGLFTHTMFTTGEVDSVASPFGAGCTNIIAWPLFYKEQGIEKAVLGGFDPSARKYMKTDELTFTVPWPLYRKMLQALPESMFNVGQDWKVVRKKVSRSAKAWGEGE, encoded by the coding sequence ATGAGCGTGCAATCAATCGTTGAAGAGACCAACATTTTTTTGGAACATCTGGGGTTGGCCGAGGAGCCTTTTGGCGTGTATTACGATGATACGAAACCCGAGAAATCCTTCGGACCCAAACCCGGCGTCCCCATCTCGCGTGAAATGGAAGAACGGGGTCAGGTTGACATGCAGGCGGTTTTTAAAACGTTTTCCTGCGTTATCGGCAACATCTGGCTGGCCAGAAAAAAGCAGTGTGCCGCGTACATCTCAACCGAGGCGTACGGCTGTCCCGGGGGGGTGTTCTACTGCTCCATGATGAAACCCAATATCAGATTTATCGAGCATTACGTGACCACAGGATTCGAAGGGACGCCCATTCATGGGGAGCGGTATCTCCCGTCCCCTGAATCCATGAGAAAATTTCTTGATAAGGTCAATCCCCGGAAAGCCCCGGCAAAATATTGTATCTTCAAACCGTTATCCCATTTTTTGGATGGAGGGGAACCTGAATTTGTCATCTTTTTTGCCCGGCCCGAAGTGTTGACCGGCCTTTTCACCCATACGATGTTCACCACAGGAGAGGTGGACAGTGTGGCCTCCCCGTTTGGAGCCGGGTGTACCAATATCATTGCCTGGCCGCTGTTCTACAAGGAGCAGGGAATTGAAAAGGCGGTACTCGGCGGGTTTGACCCGTCGGCCAGAAAATATATGAAAACCGATGAGCTGACCTTCACGGTTCCCTGGCCCCTGTACCGTAAAATGCTGCAGGCCCTGCCGGAATCCATGTTTAATGTGGGTCAGGACTGGAAGGTCGTTCGAAAAAAGGTCAGCCGCAGCGCAAAGGCCTGGGGAGAGGGTGAGTAA
- a CDS encoding sulfite exporter TauE/SafE family protein produces MTMPWYIYLPIAQHSVALPIVLGLGFIVGLLSGLFGVGGGFLMTPLLIMIGIPPTVAAASDSNQIVAASASGTYAHYRLGNVDFKMGIYLLIGGVIGGTGGVQIIRVLRQMGNADFLIMITYVVMLAFVGFYMFIESLQGLRAEKTVQKAAPAKSASIYSRLIQSLPFQTRFEKSGIVLSPVVPLFLGGLVGILAAIMGVGGGFIMVPVMVYLLRMPMHVVVGTSLFQVLFTCIDVTIMQAYSNRTVDFVLALLLLIGSTFGAQIGARLSTKLKEDQLKIFLALLVLAVMVKMLFGLVLPPHNLLSFHGGH; encoded by the coding sequence GTGACTATGCCCTGGTACATTTATCTTCCGATTGCCCAGCACAGTGTCGCCCTGCCGATCGTGCTAGGGCTTGGTTTTATTGTCGGACTGCTGTCCGGACTTTTCGGTGTCGGCGGTGGTTTTCTGATGACACCTCTACTCATTATGATCGGAATTCCGCCGACGGTTGCCGCGGCATCGGATTCCAACCAAATTGTGGCGGCTTCGGCCTCCGGAACCTATGCCCACTACCGGTTGGGCAACGTGGATTTCAAAATGGGAATCTACCTGTTGATCGGCGGGGTCATCGGCGGGACCGGCGGCGTTCAGATTATCCGAGTTCTCCGCCAAATGGGCAATGCCGATTTTTTGATAATGATTACCTATGTGGTCATGCTGGCATTCGTGGGCTTTTATATGTTCATCGAGAGCCTTCAAGGACTGCGGGCCGAAAAAACCGTTCAGAAGGCGGCGCCGGCCAAGTCGGCTTCCATTTATTCCCGGCTCATTCAGAGTCTGCCCTTCCAAACCCGCTTCGAAAAATCGGGCATCGTTCTGTCGCCGGTGGTGCCGTTGTTCCTGGGAGGGCTGGTCGGTATTCTGGCAGCAATCATGGGGGTCGGCGGGGGCTTTATCATGGTGCCGGTCATGGTATATCTGCTGCGTATGCCCATGCATGTGGTGGTGGGAACAAGCCTTTTTCAGGTCCTGTTCACCTGCATTGACGTGACGATCATGCAAGCCTATTCAAACCGCACCGTGGATTTTGTTCTGGCACTGCTGCTGCTGATCGGCTCCACCTTCGGGGCCCAGATCGGCGCGCGCCTGAGTACGAAGCTTAAAGAGGATCAGCTCAAGATCTTTCTTGCCTTGCTGGTGCTGGCGGTCATGGTCAAAATGCTTTTCGGCCTGGTGCTTCCCCCGCACAACCTTTTATCATTCCATGGAGGTCACTGA
- a CDS encoding TIGR02186 family protein, translated as MRRLIHLTLLLVCVSLGLAAAPAAWAVQSDGVFIHPEVMDIGTFYSGEVVTVSGEVPNGQDVVIEIIGPAANDQFNIKGKVGPFWMTQGKAELDGAPAMYALLLPGGPQWLQKASAHGLGLENLKNSVKIQSTSIPADDLLEMFVKLKKDQGLYVEKGNAVTYEAADGGGRRFSAAYRFPRSTSAGRYSINATTFADGVKTRERTTLLTVKEVGFIRLVDNLATNRRLAYGVMAVAIALFTGAVMGLLFKGGGSH; from the coding sequence ATGCGACGATTAATCCATTTAACACTGCTGTTGGTTTGTGTTAGTTTGGGACTTGCGGCTGCCCCGGCGGCATGGGCGGTACAATCGGATGGGGTGTTCATCCACCCCGAAGTCATGGATATCGGCACTTTTTATTCGGGGGAAGTCGTTACCGTTTCCGGTGAAGTCCCCAACGGTCAGGATGTGGTGATCGAAATCATCGGGCCGGCCGCGAACGACCAATTCAATATCAAGGGGAAAGTGGGACCGTTTTGGATGACCCAGGGCAAGGCCGAATTGGACGGTGCGCCGGCCATGTATGCCCTTCTACTGCCCGGCGGCCCACAGTGGTTGCAGAAAGCCTCGGCACATGGATTGGGCCTGGAGAACTTGAAAAACAGCGTCAAGATACAATCCACATCCATACCTGCGGACGATCTTCTCGAAATGTTTGTAAAATTAAAAAAAGATCAGGGCCTCTATGTCGAAAAAGGGAATGCCGTCACCTATGAAGCTGCCGATGGCGGAGGCAGACGGTTTTCGGCGGCCTACCGGTTTCCGCGGTCCACTTCCGCAGGCAGGTATTCGATCAACGCGACCACGTTTGCCGACGGTGTCAAAACGAGGGAGCGTACGACCCTTTTAACCGTAAAGGAAGTCGGATTCATCCGCCTGGTAGACAACCTGGCCACGAATCGACGCCTGGCTTATGGAGTCATGGCAGTGGCTATTGCGTTGTTCACCGGCGCTGTAATGGGCCTCCTTTTTAAAGGCGGCGGGAGCCATTGA
- a CDS encoding response regulator: MDENTTVCILDDEPIVGDRLRPEMEDDGYEVEVFTDSAAAIQRLKDGCFDIFITDLKMEGVDGMGFLEEVKQHCPHSEVIIITGYATIETARESFVRGAYDFIAKPFRISEIRDAVKKARRRVRKKRS; encoded by the coding sequence ATGGATGAGAACACGACCGTATGCATTTTGGATGACGAACCCATTGTCGGGGACCGTCTCCGGCCTGAAATGGAAGACGATGGATACGAGGTTGAAGTCTTTACCGACAGTGCCGCGGCGATCCAACGATTGAAAGATGGCTGCTTCGATATTTTCATTACGGATTTGAAAATGGAGGGCGTCGACGGGATGGGTTTCCTGGAAGAAGTCAAGCAACACTGTCCGCATAGCGAAGTAATCATCATTACCGGATATGCGACCATCGAAACTGCCCGGGAGTCCTTTGTCCGGGGGGCTTACGACTTTATCGCCAAACCGTTCCGAATCAGTGAAATTCGTGATGCGGTCAAGAAAGCCCGGCGGCGGGTTCGCAAAAAACGGTCCTGA
- a CDS encoding sigma-54 dependent transcriptional regulator — MDKPPVRLAVVEDEKISGMRLQEHLAEAGYTVDLFFEGESFINAFSALPYDLVITDLKLPGIGGIEILRRIKACCRDTEVVVITGYASIDSAIEAVREGAFHYLTKPIRLAEFDNLISRVAEKIRISKEASGLRALMAHKAGKAGIIGTSPEMEQVYRMIEKIAPLDCPVIIQGDSGTGKELVARAIHFLSHRHEAPITSFNCGGFSQELIANELFGHEKGAFTGAFTTRMGLLQSADGGTVLLDEIADMPADMQVKLLRVLQEGQIYRLGSSRPVNLDIRILAASNRDLKAQVVKGLFREDLFFRLNVMTIFVPRLADRTGDLWLLADHFLHMFNEAYDKDVHGFSDQARELLTQYEFPGNVRELENIVARAVALAEGKEIQVDDLPQFLNTQAASAADTLQSLEELERVHIANVLRKVDGHRDKAAAILGITRSTLWRKIKKYNLI; from the coding sequence ATGGATAAACCGCCGGTTCGCCTTGCCGTTGTCGAAGATGAAAAAATCTCAGGGATGCGGCTGCAGGAACACCTGGCCGAAGCCGGATACACGGTTGACCTGTTCTTCGAGGGAGAGTCCTTTATCAATGCGTTTTCCGCTTTGCCCTACGACCTGGTGATCACCGATCTGAAATTGCCGGGCATAGGCGGCATAGAGATTTTAAGGCGCATCAAAGCCTGCTGCCGGGATACCGAGGTGGTCGTGATCACCGGCTATGCATCCATCGATTCAGCCATCGAGGCGGTCCGGGAGGGGGCGTTTCATTATTTGACCAAGCCCATTCGGCTGGCAGAATTCGACAATTTGATCTCCCGGGTGGCCGAAAAGATCAGGATCAGCAAAGAAGCCAGCGGTCTTCGGGCCCTGATGGCGCACAAAGCCGGCAAGGCCGGGATTATCGGGACCAGTCCCGAGATGGAACAGGTCTACCGGATGATCGAAAAAATCGCTCCCCTGGATTGTCCCGTGATCATCCAGGGGGATAGCGGTACCGGCAAGGAGCTGGTGGCCCGTGCCATTCACTTTCTCAGTCACCGCCACGAAGCGCCGATCACCTCCTTCAACTGCGGCGGCTTTTCCCAGGAACTGATAGCCAACGAGTTGTTCGGCCATGAAAAAGGTGCCTTTACCGGCGCCTTCACCACCCGCATGGGATTGCTTCAGTCGGCCGATGGCGGCACCGTTCTGTTAGACGAGATCGCCGACATGCCGGCGGATATGCAGGTCAAACTCTTGCGAGTACTCCAGGAAGGCCAGATCTACCGCTTGGGAAGCAGCCGACCGGTCAATCTGGACATCCGTATCCTGGCCGCCTCCAACCGTGATCTAAAAGCACAGGTGGTCAAAGGGCTGTTTCGCGAGGACCTGTTCTTCCGGCTGAATGTCATGACCATTTTTGTGCCCCGGCTGGCGGATCGCACGGGTGATCTGTGGCTGCTGGCCGATCATTTCCTCCATATGTTCAACGAGGCGTACGACAAAGATGTACACGGCTTTTCGGATCAGGCCCGTGAGCTTCTGACACAATATGAATTCCCCGGCAATGTCCGTGAACTCGAGAATATCGTCGCACGCGCGGTGGCTTTGGCGGAGGGAAAGGAGATCCAGGTCGACGATTTGCCGCAATTTCTAAACACGCAGGCGGCATCGGCCGCCGACACGCTCCAAAGTCTGGAGGAGTTGGAACGCGTGCATATTGCCAACGTATTGCGTAAAGTCGACGGCCACCGGGATAAGGCCGCCGCCATTCTGGGCATCACGCGATCGACCCTTTGGCGTAAAATAAAGAAGTACAACCTGATCTGA
- a CDS encoding HAMP domain-containing histidine kinase, producing the protein MRKHMKRLWFHLNLQGKFRALSMIGLLIWLSNFSIIYFEIHGINEATLDLEIYEDLYNTVLEIRRYEKNFLLYQDRADFDETRQQFDHTRLMLANPPFNTGRNAHSYAREELESALSEYGDILSTLGREQPFNAPGEPVQEKIRTIGKRMVDLSHELLAEGKNQVAVAAHRALRWPVISMGLILVVFAIGAVLVNRKVIQPLSSLEQATTKIGRGDFGLIHHPNRIESEVDRLILAFNRMAEELEARQEQIIHSRKIASLGTLVSGVAHELNNPINNIILTIDSLTGKRKISAEKRLDMLNDILAQAVRASEIVKNLLDFSRSNTALIEELDIVNVLRETIRITENEVAVSNIKLSLDLAADLPVVKGNRQALHQVFINLLTNAIHAMPSGGELSVRAAVGPDAKIVITVGDTGSGIAEEHLPYIFDPFFTTKKVGQGTGLGLSVSYGIIKKHGGRITVDSSPGKGSTFTVVLPVSEETIDG; encoded by the coding sequence TTGCGTAAACACATGAAACGGCTTTGGTTCCATCTCAACCTGCAGGGGAAATTCAGGGCTCTGTCTATGATCGGCCTCTTGATCTGGCTGTCCAATTTTTCCATCATCTATTTCGAGATCCATGGCATCAACGAGGCCACGCTGGATTTGGAGATATACGAGGACCTGTATAACACGGTCCTCGAAATACGACGATACGAAAAAAACTTCCTGCTATACCAGGATCGGGCAGACTTTGATGAAACCCGACAGCAGTTCGATCATACCCGGCTGATGCTGGCCAACCCGCCGTTTAACACGGGAAGAAACGCCCACTCCTATGCGAGGGAAGAATTGGAATCGGCATTGTCGGAATACGGCGATATCCTTTCGACTCTGGGCCGGGAACAACCTTTTAACGCTCCCGGTGAACCGGTCCAGGAAAAAATCAGAACCATTGGGAAACGCATGGTGGATCTGTCCCATGAACTGCTGGCCGAAGGGAAAAATCAGGTGGCGGTGGCCGCTCATCGGGCATTGCGCTGGCCGGTGATCTCAATGGGTCTGATCCTTGTCGTTTTCGCGATCGGGGCGGTCCTGGTCAACCGCAAGGTCATCCAGCCCTTGTCCAGCCTCGAGCAGGCGACAACGAAAATCGGCCGCGGCGATTTCGGCCTGATACATCATCCCAACCGGATCGAGAGCGAAGTGGACCGGCTGATTCTGGCATTCAACCGCATGGCTGAAGAACTCGAAGCCCGGCAGGAGCAGATCATCCATTCACGCAAAATCGCATCGCTGGGCACCCTGGTTTCGGGCGTGGCGCATGAACTCAACAATCCGATCAACAATATTATCCTGACCATCGACAGCCTGACGGGAAAACGAAAAATCAGCGCCGAGAAACGTCTCGACATGTTGAACGACATACTTGCCCAGGCTGTTCGGGCCAGCGAGATCGTCAAGAACCTGCTCGACTTCTCGCGGTCGAATACCGCCCTTATCGAAGAGCTGGACATTGTCAATGTTCTCAGGGAAACGATACGCATCACCGAAAACGAGGTCGCGGTCAGCAACATTAAGCTAAGCCTCGATCTTGCCGCCGACCTGCCGGTGGTCAAGGGAAACCGGCAGGCTTTGCACCAGGTCTTTATCAATTTGTTGACCAATGCCATCCACGCCATGCCTTCAGGCGGCGAACTGTCGGTGCGTGCCGCTGTGGGGCCTGACGCCAAAATTGTGATTACGGTGGGCGATACGGGGAGCGGTATTGCCGAAGAACACCTTCCATACATTTTCGATCCTTTTTTCACCACCAAAAAAGTGGGACAGGGAACGGGGTTGGGGCTTTCGGTCAGCTACGGCATTATTAAAAAACACGGTGGACGCATCACCGTGGACAGCTCTCCGGGCAAGGGCAGTACATTTACCGTTGTTTTGCCGGTCAGTGAGGAAACCATCGATGGATAA